The following DNA comes from Alienimonas californiensis.
TCCGCGGCCACTGCTCGGCGTCGGACGCGAGCGCCTCGGCGATCTCCGCCCGCACCCGCGTGCGGTCCTCCGGGTGCACGCAGGCGTCGACGACGGCGTCGAGATCGCCGGACCGGCCGGGCAACTCGTTCACCTCGGCGGAACGGTCGTCCCAACTAATGACGCCGGTCCGCCCGTCGATCTGCCAGGTGCCGAGATTCGCGGCGTGCAGGGCGAGCCGCCGCACCTCCGCGGCGCGGCGAAAGCGGGCCTCGGCGGTCCGCAGTTCCGCCCGATCGACGAGAACCCGGCCGTGATCCGTCTCGCCCGCGACGCCGTCCGTTCCCAGCGCGGTACGGCTTCCCCGCCGCACGCTCGCGCCCTCCGCTCCGGCGTCCGCAAACGTCGCGTCCGCGAACGCGGCGAGCGTCGCGAAACCCCCGCCCCCCACCGCGAACAACTCGGCGGCCGGGGGGTCGGACGGGGAACCGGCGGCGGACATGCGGGCGGGGCGAAGGCGGCGGATGCGGGCGCCCATGATAGCGGGGCCGTCCCGCCGCGGGGCGACCTCCCGATCCGGATTCCCGCCCGTCCGCCCCTGCGAGAAACGCCCCGGCGGGGGCTAACGCATCTTCTTCATCTCAAATTGCTCCCCGGCGAGGGCCCGTTTGGCGAAGGCGCCCCAGTAGGGCGTGGGGGTGTAGCTCCAGTCGGAGATCATCACCGGGCTCGCCTTGGGGTGCAGGCACCAGCCGGTCCAATTGAGGCGATGCTTCTGAATGAACCCGAGCATATCGGGCACCCAGGTGTATGGATCCTCCTGAACCTCGGCGGGGACGAAGCTCATCTTGGTCACGTCGGCACCGCATTCGCCGACGAAGATCGGGTACTTCTCCGCGACGGGCAGGACGCTCGCCCAGCCGGGGTGCCAGTTATAGGTGTGCCAGGCGTACATAATGCCGTGGCCGCCCTGGTCGTCGAGGGCGTAGCCCTTCACGATGCCGCTGAGGTCGTTCGAATAGAACATCCCGGAGGCGATAATCACGTTCTTGGCGCCGGTGGACCGCACGGCGTCGACGAGGCCCTGCATGCCGACCGAGCGGTAGGCGTTGTTGGCGAGTTTTTCCTCGTCGGTCAGGAAGGTCGCCTCGTCGACGCCCTCGGGCAGGCCGACCCAGCCGCCGTTGCGCCACACCTCCCAACTGATCCCGTGCGGCTCGTTGAAGACGTCGAACAGCACCGCCGGATGATCTTTATACTTCGCGGCGAAGTCCTTCCAGAAGGCGGCGTGCTCCGGCTTGGGCGCCCGGAAGCGGTGCAGGTCGATCGCGATATAGGCCCCGCGGTTGGCCGCGAGGGTGATGATCTGGTCGATAATCTCCCGATATTCCTCGCCGCCGTCCTTCTGGTAGGCGCTGTCGCCGTACCAGAACGACTCCTTCATCGGGACGCGGACGCAGTTCGCCTTCCAGTCGTCGATCGCCACGACCACCGATTTAATCATCTGCCGGTCGGCCGGCAGCGTTTCCAGGCCGCCGGCGTTCACGCCCTGCAGCCAGACCTCGTTGCCGTCCGCGTCGTGCAGGCGATTGCCGACCACGCGGAGTTCGCTGGGCCAGTTCTCGCGTTGCGGCTCCTCGGGGGGCACGAACCGGGCCTGCCGTTCCGCCTCCCGCTGCGCGGCGGCGATCCGCAGCGGCTCCGGGTCGGTCGGCCTTAAAACAAGGTCGTCCAGTTCGAACGTGCCCGCGTTCGCCTCGAACAGGCAGGGCATGAGGACCAGCGTGAGCGCCTCCTCCGGGACGAGGAAGCTCTTGCTCACTTCGACCCAGCCGTCGGTGTCTTTTTGCGTATAAGCGGGAGAGGGCGAGCCGCCGAGTTTCTTGCCGTCGACCCCGTGGTACTCCATCAGGATGCGGGCGTCGTGCCAGGGGGCCTCGCCCTTTTTCAAGCCGGTCACGCGCTGCCGCCACGACAGTTCCAGCGCCTTCACGTCGGCGGGGATATCGAAGGTGCGATAGACCATCACCATCGCCCCCGGCTCCGGCACGGTCAGGCGGAGAAAGCGGTTGCCGTCCTCCGCCGGCCAGCTCCCGCCGTCCTTCGGCACTCCCCAGTCTTTGGGCCGATCGCCGGTTTTCGCCTTGGGATCGGCCGTTTCAAAGTCGCCGTTGGAGATTAAATTGTCCTCCGCCGCCAGCCGCTCGGCGGCCTTGGCCCGGCGTTTGGCGGCGTCGGCCTGCAACTTGGCGTCGCGGACGGCGGTTTTCTGATCGAGCGCCTCCCGAAGCGGGCCGGGATCGACGGGCCGCAGGGCGAGGTCGTCCAGATCGAACGTGCCGGCCTGCACCTGGAACAGCGACGGCATGAACTTCAGCCCCCGGGCGCCGGCGGGCACGAGAAACTCGACCTCCCGCTCGACCCAGCCGTCGGTGTCCTTCCGCGAGGAGGGCGCCGGCGGGCCGGGGCTGACCTTTTTCCGCTCCGCGTCCATAAATTCCATCATGATGCGGGCGTCGAACCAGGACTGCCGGCCGACCTTCAACCCCTCGACCCGCTGCCGCCAGGAGAGCTTCAGCGCCTCGACCCCCTCCGGGATCGTCAGCTCCTGATAGAGCATCACCGTTTCGCCCGGCTTCGGGCTGGTCAGCCGCAGGAAGCGGTTGCCGTCCTCGACGGCCCAAGAACCGCCGGTCGGGGCGTCCGCCCAGCCGTCCGGCTTGCCGTCGCCGTTCTGGTCGACTTCGAAGTCGGGGTTGGGGGTGAGGGAGGCCGCGGGCGTTTGGGCGTCCTGAGCGAACGCCGTCGGCGTGAGGGCTCCCGCCGCCCCGAGCAGCACCAGACCGAGGGCGAACGCGGCGCCGCGCACCACGGCGCCGAACGGGCGAGCGACGGCAAATTGCGGGGGAGCGGGACGCGGCATCCAAGAGTCTCCGAGGATCGAATCAGGCCGATGGGTTCTTTGCGGGAAGTGTGATCGCTCCCCGCAGCGTTGTCGACCGGCCGCCGATACCCGGGCACGGTCTTCGGGGCACGGGCTTCGGGGCATGGCCCCGGGGGGAGGACGCTCGCCGGCCCGCTACCGCGGGCCGGGACGGGACGGCACGATCTGCTGATGTCGACGGTGCCCGCTCCCCCGCCTGTCTCCCGCACGCCCCGAGTCGTGCCCGGCGCGGCGCCGGACGCGACCACCAAAACGGCAGCGTGGGTCGCGTTCACGATCGCCGTCCTCTACTTCGCCCAGGAGGTGTTGCTCCCCTTCGCCCTGGCGGTCCTGTTGACGTTCCTGCTGGCGCCGCTGGTCTCGCGGTTGCGGCGGTGGGGCCTGGGCCGCGTGCCGGCGGTAATCCTCGTCACCGCCCTGACGGCGGCGATCGTCGTGTCGCTGGCGGCGGTGGTCGCCTGGCAGATCGCCGGCCTGGCGCAGGATCTCCCGAAGTACGAACGGAACCTCTCCGCCAAGATCGACTCCATGGAGGCCGGCACGGAGAACGGCACCGTCGCCCGGCTGCGGAAAATGTACGACCGGCTGTCGGCCCGGCTGGGCGCCGACGACGAGGTCCCTGCCGCCGGGGCCGACGACAAGCCGGTGCCGGTGGAAGTGGTGGAGGTCGACGCCGGCGAGAGCGCCACCGGGCCGCTGGAGTTCGCCCTCGGCTATCTCGGTTCGCTGCTGGCGCCGATCGGCGTGGCGGCGGTCGTGCTGGTGTTCGCCGTGTTCATGCTGATCGACCGCGAGGATCTGCGGGACCGCCTGTTCCGGCTCAGCGGCGTCGACCGCCTCGGCGCCACCACCCAGGTGTTGGAGGAAGCCGGCAAGCGGGTCAGCCGCTATCTCCTCATGCAACTGATCGTCAACGCCTCCTACGGCGCCGCGGTGGCCGTCGGGCTCCTGGTGATCGGCCTGCCCAACGCGATCCTCTGGGGGTTGTTGGCGACGACGCTACGCTACGTGCCGTACGTCGGTCCGTGGATCGCGGCGGCGTTCCCGATCACGCTGTCGGTGGTGGTTTCCAAGGGTTGGAGCGACCCGCTGCTGATCGTCGGGATGTTCGTCGTGCTGGAATTAATCAGCAACAACGTGATCGAGCCGTGGCTGTACGGCAGCGGCACGGGGGTCTCGACGATGGGCGTGCTGCTGGCGGCGGCGTTCTGGCTGTGGCTGTGGGGGCCGGTCGGGCTGATCCTGGCAATGCCGTTAACCGTCTGCCTGACGGTCGTCGGTCGGCACGTCCCGCAACTGGCCTTCCTGCAGGTTATTTTAGGCGACGAGCCGGTGCTGGACCCGGCGGCCCGGCTGTATCAGCGGTTCCTCTCGATGGACGCCGACGAGGTGGACGACCTCGTCGAGCACCTGTTCGACCCCGACGAACCCGCCGGCTGGGCCTCCGGCGAGGCGACCGGCGCTGCGGAGTCTCCGCCGGAGCGGACGACGATGGCGTTCTACGACGCGGTCCTGCTGCCGGCCCTGACGCTGGCGGAGCGCGACCGGCGCCGCGGTTCTCTGGACGAACGGCACGAGCGGTTCGCCCACGACGAGGCCCGTGCCCTCATTGCCGAACTCGCCGACCGCACCGCCGCCGAGGCCCCGAAAAACGGCGGTCCCGTCGGTGCGACGACGACCGCGGACGGTCCCCCGGCCGGGACGCCGCGGGCGCTGGTCGTGTCGGCCCGCGACGAGGCGGACGCGATCGCCGGCACGGCGCTCGTCCAGTTGCTGCGGGCCCGGGGCTGGGACGCCGAGGCGTTGACCGAGGAGACGTTGGTCAGCGAGGTCGCGGAGCGGACGGCGACCGGACCGCACGTGGTGGTCGTCAGTGCCCTGCCCCCCGGCGCCGGGGCGCACGCCCGGTCGTGGACCCGGCGTTTGCGGGCCGCGGCGCCGAAGCTGCCAATTATCGTGGGCCTCTGGGGCGGCGGCCCGGGGGCAGAGCGCCTCCGCAACCGTCTGAAGGACGCGGGCGCCGACCGCCTCAGCGTGACGCTCGCGGAGGCGGTCGCCCACGTCCGCGCCCTCGCCGCCGCCGCCGCCGCCACCCCGAGAACCCACGACGCCGCCCCGACCAGCCACGGCGACTGCCCCAATTCAAACCCCCGCCCCCCGGAATCACAATCCGGCTCCACGACCACGAAACGCTAGCATAGTAGACTCTGCGGCGCGGCCGTGAGACGTTTTCTACGCGATCTTCGCGCAAAAACGTCTCACGAAGTGTCTCACGCCCCGGGCCGGCCGCCCTCTCAATAAGCCATTTTTTCATCGCCCGCCCCAGCGAACAGGGAAGCCACCGAGGGGCTTCCCTCCTCAGTCCAACGCCTGCCGCTCGTCGCAGGAGTCGGACTGACGATTGCGGTTCCGCCGCCTGCCGGCGACGGAACAGCCCTTCTTCCCTGTCGAACAAACGGGACGTCGAACAACTCGGAAGGATTTGACCATAACTCATTGAGCGACGTCCGCGGGCCCGGTAAACCTGTCGCCGCCCCGTCGCCCCCGGCCGCCGTACAGGTCTCGCCCCCACGTGCAGTTTAACTCTCTGCTGTTCGCCCTGTTTTTCGGGGTCGTGCTGCTGGCGTATTACGTGCCGCCGTGGAGCGGGCGGGCCGGGTGGGGGATGCAGAAGGGCCTGCTGCTGGCCTTCAGCTACCTGTTCTACGCCGCAGCCCACCCGCCGTTCGCGGCGCTGCTGGCGTTCAGCACGGTCGTGGATTGGTTCGCCGCCAAGGGGATGCACCGGGCGGACTCGCTGGTCGCCCGGCGGGGCTGGCTCCTCGCCAGCCTCGCCACGAATCTGGGCATGCTGGGCTTCTTCAAGTACGGCGAGTTCCTGCTGGTGAACTTCGCCGACGCCGTCCACGGTCTGGGCTGGACCGGCTACGAGCCGCCGGAGTGGAGCATCCTGCTGCCGGTCGGGATCAGCTTTTTCACCTTCCAGACGCTCTCCTACACGATCGACGTCTATCGCGGGAACGCGGAGCCGTGGGACAGCTTCCTGGACTTCGCCCTGTACGTCAGCTTCTTCCCGCAGCTGGTCGCCGGGCCGATCGTGCGGGCGACGGACTTCCTGCCGCAGCTCGCCCCGGAGGAACGGGAGGGGTCGACGAAGGTCGGCCGGCGGGCGAGCGGGCCTCAATTCAGTTGGGGCCTGAGCTTGCTGGTCGTGGGCCTGTTCGAAAAGGTAGTTGTCGCCGATGGCCTCTTGGCCCCAGTGGCGAACCAGGTGTTCGGCTCGCCCGGGGCCGAGGGGGCCACAGAACGGCTGGCCGAGGGCTACACGTTCGTGAGCGCCTGGGTCGGCACGTTGGCGTTCGCGGGGCAAATCTTCTGCGACTTCGCCGGGTACAGCACCTGCGCGATCGGCGTGGCGATGTGCCTGGGCTTCGCCCTGCCGGAGAACTTTCGCTACCCCTACGCCGCCGTCGGTTTCAGCGACTTCTGGCGGCGCTGGCATATCTCGCTTTCCACCTGGCTGCGGGACTACCTGTATATCCCGTTGGGCGGCAACCGCGGGGGACGAGCGTTCGTTTATCGCAATTTAATGCTGACGATGCTGCTGGGCGGGATCTGGCACGGGGCGGCGTGGACGTTCCTCGCCTGGGGCGGGCTGCACGGGGCGTTGCTGATCCTCGAACGCGGCCTGCGGGCACTGCCGAGCGCCCGCTGGGAATTGTGGCGGCGGTGGTACGGGGAGCTGTTTCTTATCTCCGTGACCTTCGCGGCGATTTGTGTGACGTGGGTGTTCTTCCGGGCGGGCACCTTCGAGCAGGCATGGTCAATGCTTTCCGCACTATCCGGTGCGTCCGGCATGGGCAAGGGCGGCCTGCTGTTGCGGGACGTGGGGTTGACCGGTGTCGGCGTCGGCGGCGTCTTGGCAGTCCACTACCTACTGCGCAACACGACGCTGGAAGCGGTCGCCGACCGGCTGCCGTGGTGGGTGACGTCCTGCACACTGGCGGCGATGACCGTCTTGATCGTTCTCTCTCCGCCGTCGGACGAGGCGTTTATCTACTTTCAGTTCTGACAGACGAGTATCGTTCGAAACATGACACCCACTTCCGCTTTTCCTGCCGCACGCACACCCGAACTGCCGCTCGGGCGGAGGGCAGCACTGTGCCTGTTGCTGATCGCCGCCTCAGTCGTCGGGCTGGAATTCTTTTGGCGGTCACGCGGCTGGGGACCGGGCGTGTCCGACACCTGGGCATTGCGGGCGTGGTTTCTGACTCAGGCGGAAGGCATCCGACCCGACGGCGTTGTGACGCTCGGCACGTCCAGAATGGCCAGCGGGTTCGACACTGAGGTCTTCAGGCGAAGGTTCCCGAACACGCGCCTCGTTAACGTGTCCCTCCCGGCGCTACAGCCGACGGCCTTTGCTGAGCACCTATCGGACAACGGTTTTGCCGGGCTACTCATAATTGACGTGCAGAGCTTTCATTTTCAGAGCAGCAGAATGAACAAAGGCCTTGCAGAATTAGACCAGACGTTAGAGGTTTCGACCCTCGAAGCGTGGAACGCGCGGCTCTCTTCATACGGCCAAAGCGTGCTTTGTTGCACGCATATGTCGCTGGGATGGAGGAGGCTCATCGATGAGGCGATCGACCGTCGGGCACTGCCGCGACGCCCGTATCAAGCGATGCGGCGGGACCGTTATCGCCCGTCCGACTTTCGCATCCTCGCCGCCCAGGGAGAGTTACAGGAACGTCGTCGCCGTAGTGTGCGCCGCATGTTGGCGGCGACCACAAGCACGAGCCAGGAGCGGTGGGAGGCAAACGCGGAGACGTTTGGGGCCGTGGTGAGACGAATACAGGAGCGAGGGGGGCAGGTTGTGCTGATCCGATTCCCAACTTCGGGCGAGCGTTGGACCCACAACCAGATCGTCTACCCGAAAGCGTCTCACTGGGACCGGCTCGCCGAATTGACGGCTGCCGAAACGATTCACTTCCGTGACGTGCCGGCCCTCTCTGATTTTGAATGCCCCGACACGTCCCACCTAGACATGCGGGACGCTCCGGCTTTCACCGCCGCACTGTTAGACGAGTTAGAAAGACGAGGCATTTTGTAGTCGAGCAGCAACGTAGAACACTGATTCTTAGTGCAGCGTCAAGCGGTTACTGACGGGTAGAGACGACTCAGTTTAATTCGCGCGTCGGCCGTCGTGAACTGCCACCGGACCGTCGCCCCCGCCGCGTTGCGGGCCGCGACCCAGGCCTCGATCTCACGCCGCAGCGTCTCGATCCCGCCCAGTCGCCGGCGGCCCAGACACTGCCGCACCATCGCGGAGAACTCGCACTCCACCACGTCGAGCCAACTGCCGTGCACCGGCGTATAAATAAACTCGACGCGGTCCGCCAGTCGCCGCGCCTCGGCGGCCGGATATCGTTCGTAGAAAGCGGACGCCGTGTGCGTGTTGAGGTTGTCGCACACGATCCGGACGACCTCGGCGTCGGGATAAACCTCGTCGCACAACTCGCGGACGATCTCGGCGAACTCCAGCCGCCGCCGCTGCGGCCGGACCCACGCTCTGCGCCACGCCCGCAGGGGCTCGAAGGCTAAAAACGCACAGCAGAGCCCGCCCCGGACGTACTCGCAGTCCTGCCGCGCGTCGGCGCCGGGCCGCATCGGCAGCGGGTCGCGGCCCTCGCCGACCAACGCGCACGGCCGCTCGTCCAGGCCCACGACCGGCCGCTTGGGGTCGCGGGGCTCGGCATAGACGTCGAGCGTCCGCTCCATATCCGCCACGAACGCCGCGCTCCGCCCCGGCGGAATTACCCACTGCTTGACCCGGTGGGGCCGCAACACGTTTTTTTCAGCGTTTGCCGCACGGTTTCGCAACTGACGGGCCCGTCGAGCCAGCCTTCGGCGACGCCGAGGGAGACGTAGCGGTCGGCGAGCAGCCGCACCGTCCAGGCGGCCCGGCCCGCGGGCGGCTCCGAACAGGCCAAGGCGACCAGGTGCGCCTCGGCGGCGCCGTCGATCTTGGGCTGGCGTCGCGGTCCGCCTCTGCGGACGCGCAGGGCCTGGTCGAGCCCCTCCTCGACGAACCGCTTGCGGGTCCGCGCGACGGTGGCGGGGCTGCAGCCGACCGCGGCGGCCACGCGCTCGTCGTCCCAGGCGGGGCCGTCGTCGGAGGCGTCGGCGAGCAGCAGCGTGCGGGCGTGCCGAATCGCCCGCGCGTGGGAGCGCCCCGTGCGGGTCAGGTCGTCGAGGCGGTCGCGCTGCGCGTCGGAGAGGGAAACGGCGTACTTGGCGGACATGGCGGTAAAATCGGTCGAGGCGGTGCGTCCCAACCTAGCAGTAACCGCTTGACGCTGCACTTAGTACTACAGTTGCACGTTGGCCGGCGTGCGGCGACAGTTTGAGCGGCGGGGGAGTCGTTCTCAAGGATCTGAGAGGGCGTGTGAGAAGCGTCAGTCCAGCCTCCGGAGCATGAGGTGGATCATGGCGATTTGCACGAACGCTTCGCTGGAGGCGGTCGTGTACTCGTAGTCCTTCGACAGCCGCCGGCACTTGCCCAGCCACGCGAACGTCCGCTCCGCCACCCACCGCCGCGGCAACAGTTCCGAGCCCTTCGACTTCCGGCGGACGATCTCGACCCGCCAGAGCGTGTTCGCCGCGACCCAGCCCACGAACCGCCCGGCGTACCCGCCGTCGGCCCAGATCAGCCGCAGCCGGCCGAAGGAGGCGGTCGCCTTCGCCATGACGCGCTCGCCGCCGTCGCGGTCCTGTACGTCGGCGCCGTGCACCACGACCGCCAACAGCAAGCCTATCGTGTCCGTCAGGACGTGCCGCTTACGACCCTTCACATTTTTTCCCCGTGTCGTAGCCGCTCTCGCCGCCCCGATCGGTCGTCTTCACGCTCTGGCTGTCGATCGCCCCGGCGCTCGGCTCGGGGTTCCGGCCGGCCCGTCGGCGTACCCGCTCCCGCAGCCGGGCGTTCATCCTCTCCCACACGCCCTCGTCGCGCCACTTGCGGAAGTAGTACCAGACGGTGCCCCACGGCGGGAAATCGTGCGGCAGCAGCCGCCAGGAGCAGCCGGTGCGGTCGACGTAGAGGATCGCGCTAACGACCTCCCGCATGTCCGCCGAGCGGGGTCGCCCGCCGGGCTTGGCCTTGGGGACGTGCGGCCTGAGCCGCTCCCACTGGGCGTCGGTGAGATCGGTGGAGTAGGCGGGTCGGTCCGTCATACCACGACCCTACGGGCCGCCGCCCGCCTCCTCCAGCCTTCTCACACGCTCTCTGAGGGGTGGCTGCGGTTCGCGTTCGGGAGGCGCTTCGGTGGGCCCGCGAGGTCGACGCCGCGGCCAGGCGGATCGGGCCGCGGTTCCGGCGGCCGGAGTTGCGGGGTCGGGCCGGGCAGTACCTGCGGGGCCTGATCAGTCGGGTCGAACGCAAGAACGGCTGGCAACTCGCCGAGGAGGTCGGCGAGTCCAAACCGACGAACCTGCAGCACTTCATCGCCCGGGCCCGCTGGGACGCCGACGCGGTGCGGGACGACCTGCGGGGCTATGTCCTCGAGCGGCTCGGCGACCGATCGAGAGCCGAAGAAGCCGTGCTGATCGTGGACGAGACCGGCTTCCTGAAGAAGGGGACCAAGTCCGTCGGCGTGAAGCGCATGTATTCAGGCACGGCCGGCCGTATCGAGAATTGCCAGATCGGCGTCTTCTTGGCCCTGCGCACTCCCCGCGGCCACGCGCTGATCGACCGGGCCCTGTACCTGCCGCAGGAGTGGGCCGAGGACGCCGAACGCCGAACCGCCGCCAAGATCCTCGCGGACGTCGAGTTCGCGACCAAACCCGCCCTGGCCTATGCGATGGTCGAGCGGGCGTTGGACGCCGGCGTCCCCTGCGGCTGGGCGACCGCGGACGAGGCCTACGGCGGGGATTATCGGTTCCGGCGGCTGCTGGAAGATCGCGGCGTGGGCTACGTCGTCGCGGTCTCCAGGGCGCAGCGGCTGTGGACGCCGGACCTGCAGCAGTTGAAGGTCGAAGAGTACGTGCGGGAGTTCGCCGGCGACTCCGACGGCGAGGCTTGGGAGGAGCTGTCCTGCGGCTTCGGGACGAAGGGGGAGCGACGCT
Coding sequences within:
- a CDS encoding glycoside hydrolase family 5 protein, which produces MPRPAPPQFAVARPFGAVVRGAAFALGLVLLGAAGALTPTAFAQDAQTPAASLTPNPDFEVDQNGDGKPDGWADAPTGGSWAVEDGNRFLRLTSPKPGETVMLYQELTIPEGVEALKLSWRQRVEGLKVGRQSWFDARIMMEFMDAERKKVSPGPPAPSSRKDTDGWVEREVEFLVPAGARGLKFMPSLFQVQAGTFDLDDLALRPVDPGPLREALDQKTAVRDAKLQADAAKRRAKAAERLAAEDNLISNGDFETADPKAKTGDRPKDWGVPKDGGSWPAEDGNRFLRLTVPEPGAMVMVYRTFDIPADVKALELSWRQRVTGLKKGEAPWHDARILMEYHGVDGKKLGGSPSPAYTQKDTDGWVEVSKSFLVPEEALTLVLMPCLFEANAGTFELDDLVLRPTDPEPLRIAAAQREAERQARFVPPEEPQRENWPSELRVVGNRLHDADGNEVWLQGVNAGGLETLPADRQMIKSVVVAIDDWKANCVRVPMKESFWYGDSAYQKDGGEEYREIIDQIITLAANRGAYIAIDLHRFRAPKPEHAAFWKDFAAKYKDHPAVLFDVFNEPHGISWEVWRNGGWVGLPEGVDEATFLTDEEKLANNAYRSVGMQGLVDAVRSTGAKNVIIASGMFYSNDLSGIVKGYALDDQGGHGIMYAWHTYNWHPGWASVLPVAEKYPIFVGECGADVTKMSFVPAEVQEDPYTWVPDMLGFIQKHRLNWTGWCLHPKASPVMISDWSYTPTPYWGAFAKRALAGEQFEMKKMR
- a CDS encoding AI-2E family transporter — encoded protein: MSTVPAPPPVSRTPRVVPGAAPDATTKTAAWVAFTIAVLYFAQEVLLPFALAVLLTFLLAPLVSRLRRWGLGRVPAVILVTALTAAIVVSLAAVVAWQIAGLAQDLPKYERNLSAKIDSMEAGTENGTVARLRKMYDRLSARLGADDEVPAAGADDKPVPVEVVEVDAGESATGPLEFALGYLGSLLAPIGVAAVVLVFAVFMLIDREDLRDRLFRLSGVDRLGATTQVLEEAGKRVSRYLLMQLIVNASYGAAVAVGLLVIGLPNAILWGLLATTLRYVPYVGPWIAAAFPITLSVVVSKGWSDPLLIVGMFVVLELISNNVIEPWLYGSGTGVSTMGVLLAAAFWLWLWGPVGLILAMPLTVCLTVVGRHVPQLAFLQVILGDEPVLDPAARLYQRFLSMDADEVDDLVEHLFDPDEPAGWASGEATGAAESPPERTTMAFYDAVLLPALTLAERDRRRGSLDERHERFAHDEARALIAELADRTAAEAPKNGGPVGATTTADGPPAGTPRALVVSARDEADAIAGTALVQLLRARGWDAEALTEETLVSEVAERTATGPHVVVVSALPPGAGAHARSWTRRLRAAAPKLPIIVGLWGGGPGAERLRNRLKDAGADRLSVTLAEAVAHVRALAAAAAATPRTHDAAPTSHGDCPNSNPRPPESQSGSTTTKR
- a CDS encoding MBOAT family O-acyltransferase yields the protein MQFNSLLFALFFGVVLLAYYVPPWSGRAGWGMQKGLLLAFSYLFYAAAHPPFAALLAFSTVVDWFAAKGMHRADSLVARRGWLLASLATNLGMLGFFKYGEFLLVNFADAVHGLGWTGYEPPEWSILLPVGISFFTFQTLSYTIDVYRGNAEPWDSFLDFALYVSFFPQLVAGPIVRATDFLPQLAPEEREGSTKVGRRASGPQFSWGLSLLVVGLFEKVVVADGLLAPVANQVFGSPGAEGATERLAEGYTFVSAWVGTLAFAGQIFCDFAGYSTCAIGVAMCLGFALPENFRYPYAAVGFSDFWRRWHISLSTWLRDYLYIPLGGNRGGRAFVYRNLMLTMLLGGIWHGAAWTFLAWGGLHGALLILERGLRALPSARWELWRRWYGELFLISVTFAAICVTWVFFRAGTFEQAWSMLSALSGASGMGKGGLLLRDVGLTGVGVGGVLAVHYLLRNTTLEAVADRLPWWVTSCTLAAMTVLIVLSPPSDEAFIYFQF
- a CDS encoding IS630 family transposase, translating into MLRPHRVKQWVIPPGRSAAFVADMERTLDVYAEPRDPKRPVVGLDERPCALVGEGRDPLPMRPGADARQDCEYVRGGLCCAFLAFEPLRAWRRAWVRPQRRRLEFAEIVRELCDEVYPDAEVVRIVCDNLNTHTASAFYERYPAAEARRLADRVEFIYTPVHGSWLDVVECEFSAMVRQCLGRRRLGGIETLRREIEAWVAARNAAGATVRWQFTTADARIKLSRLYPSVTA
- a CDS encoding helix-turn-helix domain-containing protein; translated protein: MSAKYAVSLSDAQRDRLDDLTRTGRSHARAIRHARTLLLADASDDGPAWDDERVAAAVGCSPATVARTRKRFVEEGLDQALRVRRGGPRRQPKIDGAAEAHLVALACSEPPAGRAAWTVRLLADRYVSLGVAEGWLDGPVSCETVRQTLKKTCCGPTGSSSG
- a CDS encoding IS5 family transposase (programmed frameshift) — encoded protein: MTDRPAYSTDLTDAQWERLRPHVPKAKPGGRPRSADMREVVSAILYVDRTGCSWRLLPHDFPPWGTVWYYFRKWRDEGVWERMNARLRERVRRRAGRNPEPSAGAIDSQSVKTTDRGGESGYDTGKKVKGRKRHVLTDTIGLLLAVVVHGADVQDRDGGERVMAKATASFGRLRLIWADGGYAGRFVGWVAANTLWRVEIVRRKSKGSELLPRRWVAERTFAWLGKCRRLSKDYEYTTASSEAFVQIAMIHLMLRRLD
- a CDS encoding IS701 family transposase, giving the protein MAAVRVREALRWAREVDAAARRIGPRFRRPELRGRAGQYLRGLISRVERKNGWQLAEEVGESKPTNLQHFIARARWDADAVRDDLRGYVLERLGDRSRAEEAVLIVDETGFLKKGTKSVGVKRMYSGTAGRIENCQIGVFLALRTPRGHALIDRALYLPQEWAEDAERRTAAKILADVEFATKPALAYAMVERALDAGVPCGWATADEAYGGDYRFRRLLEDRGVGYVVAVSRAQRLWTPDLQQLKVEEYVREFAGDSDGEAWEELSCGFGTKGERRYRWAALRHSAPLEREDGVVFRRALLVRESLGASETGVCERAYYFTCAPEGTTLQKLAEIAGSRWAIEECFEQAKQETGLDEDEVRSWDGWHRHVTLSMLAHATLAAIRAKAADAPKKRTRKRTKPPATMRATTT